From the Anaerobaca lacustris genome, one window contains:
- a CDS encoding alpha-L-fucosidase, whose protein sequence is MDHTHFRFAAPLLLALMLAVGCATSHRAPAAKPYEPTWESLAKVNEAPDWFRDAKFGIYFHWGVYSVPAFGNEWYPRNMYNVKSREYRHHVETWGDPNAFGYPDFVPMFQAERFDAEAWAELFERAGARFAGPVAEHHDGWAMWDSDKTPWNVVNKGPRRDITGELEKAIRKRGMKFVTTFHHARNNLWQKPGRDGQLVWTGHYQFVKERFPALLEDRERAILYGYMPREEFLAMWLGKLAEVIDKYRPDLMWFDSWLDEIPEDLRQEYLAYYYNRAQEWNREVVVTRKQDDLPLSVSVQDIEKGRADRLTENFWLTDDTISMGSWCYTKDLRIKPTSVVLHSLIDTVSKNGALLLNISPMADGTIPQNQRDVLLEMGRWLKVNGEAIYGTRPWTIYGEGSTQGQAGHFGGVTDPKEGYRPEDIRFTTKGRTLYAISLGWAEDSLTIRSLKSGSDLFAGEIASVSLLGSKARIQWSRTPDGLVITMPKERPCDYAAAFKITPRR, encoded by the coding sequence ATGGACCACACGCACTTCCGTTTCGCCGCCCCTCTGCTGCTGGCACTGATGCTGGCTGTCGGTTGTGCAACCTCGCATCGCGCGCCGGCCGCCAAACCATACGAACCGACGTGGGAGTCGCTGGCCAAGGTCAACGAGGCGCCCGACTGGTTCCGCGACGCCAAGTTCGGCATCTACTTTCACTGGGGTGTCTATTCGGTGCCGGCCTTCGGAAACGAGTGGTACCCGCGCAACATGTACAACGTGAAAAGTCGCGAGTACCGTCATCATGTCGAGACCTGGGGCGATCCGAATGCGTTCGGCTATCCCGATTTCGTCCCGATGTTCCAGGCCGAAAGGTTCGACGCCGAGGCGTGGGCAGAGTTGTTTGAGCGGGCTGGAGCGCGATTCGCCGGCCCCGTCGCCGAGCACCACGATGGATGGGCGATGTGGGACAGCGACAAGACGCCCTGGAACGTCGTGAACAAGGGCCCCAGACGCGACATCACCGGCGAGTTGGAGAAGGCCATCCGCAAACGCGGCATGAAGTTCGTCACGACGTTCCATCACGCCCGGAATAACCTCTGGCAGAAGCCCGGTCGCGACGGGCAACTCGTCTGGACCGGACATTACCAGTTCGTCAAAGAGCGCTTCCCCGCCCTGCTTGAAGACCGTGAGCGGGCGATCCTGTACGGCTATATGCCTCGCGAGGAGTTCCTGGCCATGTGGCTGGGCAAGCTTGCCGAGGTCATCGACAAGTATCGCCCCGACCTGATGTGGTTCGATTCCTGGCTCGACGAGATTCCGGAGGACCTCCGACAGGAGTACCTGGCCTACTACTACAATCGGGCGCAGGAATGGAACAGGGAGGTCGTCGTCACGCGCAAGCAGGACGATCTGCCGCTGAGCGTCAGCGTACAGGATATCGAAAAGGGGCGTGCCGACCGCCTGACCGAGAACTTCTGGCTGACCGACGACACGATCAGCATGGGCAGTTGGTGTTATACCAAGGACCTGCGAATCAAGCCGACCTCGGTCGTGCTGCACAGCCTGATCGACACCGTCAGCAAGAACGGCGCCCTGCTGCTGAACATCTCGCCGATGGCCGACGGCACCATTCCGCAGAACCAGCGTGACGTGCTGCTGGAGATGGGCCGGTGGCTGAAGGTCAACGGCGAAGCGATCTACGGCACGCGGCCCTGGACGATCTACGGCGAGGGTTCCACGCAGGGCCAGGCGGGACACTTCGGCGGGGTCACCGACCCGAAAGAAGGCTACCGGCCGGAGGATATCCGCTTCACCACGAAGGGACGTACGCTGTATGCCATCAGCCTGGGCTGGGCCGAGGATTCCCTGACGATCCGGTCGTTGAAGTCCGGCTCGGACCTCTTCGCCGGCGAGATCGCCTCCGTGTCGTTGCTCGGCAGCAAGGCCAGGATCCAGTGGTCAAGAACGCCCGATGGCCTGGTCATCACCATGCCGAAGGAAAGACCGTGTGATTACGCAGCCGCATTCAAGATCACGCCCAGGAGGTAG
- a CDS encoding LysE family transporter, translating into MGLTGFLLKAIGISLSGVMAPGAVTTAAIAQGARRRWAGVLMAVGHGIVEIPLIYFIMFGLGVLFQAGWFRIIVGLFGGAFLVWMGVGMLRNKGGDDSPSGRTADAGPLMTGLILSIGNPYFLLWWATVGLNLALEARHLGWLAFVLFALVHWLCDLVWLTILSFGSFHGTHILGPRSQRIVLQVCGIALTLFGVHFIYRAVEILRAA; encoded by the coding sequence GTGGGGCTGACGGGTTTTCTTCTCAAGGCCATAGGCATCTCTCTATCCGGGGTCATGGCGCCGGGGGCGGTGACGACGGCGGCCATTGCCCAGGGCGCACGGCGTCGGTGGGCGGGCGTACTGATGGCGGTCGGTCACGGCATCGTCGAGATCCCCCTGATCTACTTCATCATGTTCGGCTTGGGCGTGTTGTTTCAGGCCGGCTGGTTCCGGATCATCGTCGGTCTGTTCGGCGGAGCCTTTCTCGTTTGGATGGGCGTCGGCATGCTGCGCAACAAGGGCGGTGACGACTCGCCATCGGGCCGGACCGCCGACGCCGGACCGCTGATGACAGGGCTGATTCTGTCGATCGGCAATCCGTACTTCCTGCTGTGGTGGGCCACCGTCGGGCTCAACCTCGCCCTGGAGGCCCGTCATCTGGGCTGGCTGGCCTTCGTGCTCTTCGCGCTGGTTCACTGGCTCTGCGATCTGGTCTGGCTGACGATCCTATCGTTCGGAAGCTTCCATGGGACGCACATTCTCGGACCGCGCAGCCAGCGAATCGTCCTCCAGGTTTGCGGCATCGCCCTGACCCTGTTCGGCGTCCACTTCATCTATCGAGCCGTTGAGATCCTGCGCGCCGCATAG